Proteins co-encoded in one Prunus persica cultivar Lovell chromosome G6, Prunus_persica_NCBIv2, whole genome shotgun sequence genomic window:
- the LOC18772148 gene encoding non-specific phospholipase C1 has protein sequence MAFRRIPITWTVFLYLLLVSTQSIHTARARKTPKIQGPIKTVVVLVMENRSFDHILGWLKSTRPEIDGLTGNESNPLSVSDPNSPRVPVSSDAFFIDSDPGHSIQAIREQIFGSNRSFEDPAPMNGFAQQAESMAEGMSSKVMSGFKPEVLPVYTELANEFAVFDRWFASVPASTQPNRFYVHSATSHGASSNVRKDLIHGFPQKTIFDSLDENALDFGIYYQNIPATLFFRSLRKLKHVTKFHSYALKFKLHAKRGKLPNYAVIEQRYFDVKELPANDDHPSHDVARGQRFVKEVYETLRASPQWKEMALLITYDEHGGFYDHVPTPVSGVPSPDGIVGPDPFYFRFDRLGVRVPTILVSPWIEKGTVIHEPTGPTPDSHFEHSSIPATVKKLFNLKSNFLTKRDAWAGTFENYFYLRSTPRDDCPETLPEVTMSLRPGGPREDVSLSEFQVELIQLASQLNGDYVLNTYPYIGESMRVAEANRYAEDAVKRFLEAGRAALKAGANESAIVTMRPSLTSRVNMQGHGSSYLQTQ, from the exons ATGGCTTTCCGGCGAATACCCATCACATGGACTGTCTTCCTCTACCTCCTGTTAGTATCGACCCAATCCATTCACACTGCTAGGGCACGCAAAACCCCCAAAATCCAAGGACCCATCAAAACGGTCGTCGTTTTGGTCATGGAAAACCGCTCCTTCGACCACATCCTCGGCTGGCTGAAGTCGACCCGACCCGAAATCGACGGCCTCACCGGAAACGAGTCGAACCCGCTCTCCGTCTCGGACCCCAACTCGCCTCGGGTCCCCGTCTCCAGCGACGCCTTCTTCATTGACTCGGACCCGGGCCACTCGATCCAGGCGATCAGGGAGCAGATATTCGGGTCCAACCGGAGCTTCGAGGACCCGGCTCCGATGAACGGGTTCGCTCAGCAGGCCGAGAGCATGGCCGAGGGCATGTCGAGCAAGGTGATGAGCGGGTTCAAGCCGGAGGTCTTGCCGGTCTACACCGAGTTAGCGAACGAGTTTGCCGTGTTCGACCGGTGGTTCGCGTCCGTACCCGCGTCGACTCAGCCGAACCGGTTCTACGTCCACTCGGCTACGTCACACGGCGCCTCCAGCAACGTCCGCAAGGACCTCATCCACGGCTTCCCTCAGAAAACGATCTTCGACTCCCTGGACGAAAATGCCCTCGACTTCGGGATTTATTACCAGAACATCCCTGCCACCCTCTTCTTCAGGAGCCTGAGGAAGCTGAAGCACGTGACGAAATTCCACAGCTATGCTCTGAAATTCAAGCTCCACGCGAAGCGCGGGAAGCTCCCGAACTACGCGGTGATCGAGCAGAGGTACTTCGACGTCAAGGAGCTTCCCGCCAACGACGACCACCCGTCGCATGACGTGGCGCGAGGGCAGAGGTTCGTGAAGGAGGTGTACGAGACGCTGAGGGCGAGCCCGCAGTGGAAAGAAATGGCCTTGTTGATTACATACGATGAGCACGGCGGGTTTTACGACCACGTGCCTACGCCGGTTTCGGGTGTGCCGAGCCCGGATGGGATTGTCGGGCCCGACCCGTTTTATTTCAGGTTTGACCGGTTGGGTGTGAGGGTGCCGACCATACTCGTCTCGCCCTGGATCGAAAAGGGTACCG TTATCCATGAGCCAACAGGGCCGACACCAGATTCGCATTTTGAGCATTCGTCTATCCCTGCGACTGTAAAGAagcttttcaatttaaaatcgAACTTCCTGACAAAGAGAGATGCATGGGCTGGTACTTTTGAGAATTACTTTTACCTCCGCAGTACTCCTCGTGACGACTGTCCAG AAACTCTTCCAGAGGTGACTATGTCACTGAGGCCTGGGGGACCACGAGAAGATGTGAGCCTCTCGGAATTTCAAGTTGAGTTGATCCAGCTTGCATCCCAGCTCAATGGTGATTATGTTCTCAACACTTACCCATATATTGGCGAAAGCATGAGAGTGGCTGAAGCCAACAGATATGCAGAGGATGCTGTTAAGAGGTTCCTGGAAGCTGGACGAGCTGCACTTAAAGCCGGAGCCAACGAGTCTGCAATCGTTACGATGAGACCTTCCCTCACTAGCCGAGTTAATATGCAAGGTCATGGCTCCTCCTACCTACAAACTCAATGA
- the LOC18774252 gene encoding ammonium transporter 1 member 3 — translation MAVSWEESVEYSINTIYLLFSAYLVFVMQLGFAMLCAGSVRAKNAMNIMLTNVVDAVVGSLSFYIFGFAFAFGEGARSNPFIGTSFFALNDIPSSSYGYDYSFFLFQWAFAIAVAGITSGSIAERTQFSAYLIFSCFLSGFVYPVVAHWVWSDSGWLSPNSSNLLLGSGAIDFAGSGVVHLVGGVAGLWGSFIEGPRVGRFDAFGKPIPIRGHNATLVVLGTFLLWFGWFGFNPGSFDKILVAYPDTSDQGNWTAVGRTAVITTLAGSTAGIVTLFGRRFIVGHWDALDVCNGVLGGFVAITSGCAVVEPWAAVVCGFLAAWVLIGLNILALKLQFDDPLEATQLHGGCGAWGLIFTGLFAKEEFVIQVYNSGTVGTVRPYGLLMGGGWGLLGAQVTEVLVIAAWVSLTMGPLFYALQSLQILRISVDDEVAGLDVSSHGGHAYVHSDENHPRFYAEYVSLQDNGS, via the coding sequence atGGCTGTCTCATGGGAGGAAAGTGTCGAATACTCCATCAACACCATTTACCTCCTCTTCTCCGCCTACCTCGTCTTCGTTATGCAGCTTGGCTTTGCCATGCTCTGTGCTGGCTCCGTTCGAGCCAAGAACGCCATGAACATAATGCTCACCAATGTCGTCGACGCCGTGGTAGGTAGCCTCTCTTTCTACATCTTTGGCTTTGCTTTTGCATTTGGAGAAGGCGCCCGTTCCAACCCTTTTATTGGTACAAGTTTCTTTGCTCTCAATGACATTCCCAGCTCCTCTTATGGCTATGACTAcagcttcttccttttccaATGGGCTTTTGCTATTGCGGTTGCTGGCATCACTAGTGGGTCCATAGCTGAGAGAACCCAATTCAGTGCATATCTCATCTTCTCCTGTTTTCTATCTGGGTTTGTGTACCCTGTGGTGGCTCATTGGGTTTGGTCTGATAGTGGTTGGCTCAGCCCCAATTCAAGTAACTTGTTGTTGGGTTCTGGTGCCATTGATTTTGCTGGGAGTGGTGTGGTTCATTTGGTTGGTGGAGTTGCTGGGCTTTGGGGTTCTTTCATTGAAGGTCCGAGAGTGGGCCGGTTCGATGCGTTTGGGAAGCCCATACCCATTAGAGGCCATAATGCAACTCTTGTGGTGCTTGGGACTTTCTTGCTATGGTTCGGGTGGTTCGGGTTTAATCCGGGCTCGTTTGATAAGATTCTTGTGGCCTATCCAGACACAAGTGATCAAGGGAATTGGACCGCAGTGGGCCGAACAGCGGTTATCACCACATTAGCCGGTTCGACTGCCGGAATTGTAACCCTATTCGGCCGGCGCTTCATAGTAGGCCATTGGGATGCTCTAGATGTTTGcaatggagtgcttggtggGTTTGTGGCAATTACATCAGGATGTGCTGTGGTCGAGCCTTGGGCTGCTGTCGTGTGTGGATTCTTGGCAGCCTGGGTCTTAATTGGGCTCAACATCTTGGCCCTAAAGCTACAGTTCGATGACCCATTAGAAGCGACCCAACTGCATGGCGGGTGTGGGGCATGGGGGTTGATATTTACTGGGCTGTTTGCAAAAGAGGAGTTTGTGATCCAAGTCTATAATTCGGGCACCGTGGGTACCGTACGGCCTTATGGTCTCTTGATGGGTGGCGGCTGGGGTCTGCTCGGAGCCCAAGTGACTGAGGTTTTGGTCATTGCGGCCTGGGTCAGCTTGACAATGGGCCCCCTTTTCTACGCGCTTCAGAGTCTTCAGATTTTGAGGATCTCTGTTGATGATGAAGTTGCAGGCCTTGATGTTTCTAGTCACGGAGGCCATGCCTATGTTCATTCAGACGAAAATCATCCACGCTTTTATGCAGAATATGTGAGCTTGCAAGATAATGGATCTTGA
- the LOC18774036 gene encoding uncharacterized protein LOC18774036, translated as MGKSFKDSLKALEADIQHANTVALDYPREKDGARLQMRLSYCPAANFFLFLVQWTDCHLAGALGLLRILIYMTYPDGKTTMSVYERKASIREFYGVIFPSLLQLQRGITDLEDRKQKEVCTVRYKRKEELDKGKLSEIDIEREKECGICMEVNKKVVLPNCSHTLCLKCYRDWRGRSKSCPFCRDSLKRVNSGDLWIYTEKCDVIDLSTILREDRKRLFMYVERLPLVVPDPAFLPYDSHVR; from the exons ATGGGAAAATCGTTCAAGGACTCTCTTAAAGCGCTTGAAGCAGATATTCAGCACGCCAATACTGT GGCTTTAGATTATCCAAGGGAGAAAGATGGAGCACGTCTCCAGATGAGACTATCCTACTGTCCGGCGGCaaacttttttctctttcttgtcCAGTGGACTGACTGTCACCTTGCTGGGGCCCTTGGTTTGCTCAgaattcttatttatatg ACGTATCCCGATGGAAAGACCACCATGTCAGTTTATGAAAGGAAAGCCAGCATTAGAGAATTTTATG GTGTGATATTTCCTTCTTTGCTGCAACTTCAAAGAGGCATCACAGATTTAGAGGATAGGAAGCAGAAAGAGGTTTGCACTGTCAGATACAAAAGAAAGGAGGAGTTGGACAAGGGAAAACTCTCTGAAATTGACatcgaaagagaaaaagagtgCGGAATTTGCATGGAGGTGAACAAAAAAGTTGTGTTACCTAACTGCAGTCATACATTGTGTTTGAAGTGTTACCGGGACTG GCGTGGGCGGTCTAAGTCGTGCCCCTTTTGTCGTGATAGCCTCAAAAGAGTCAACTCAGGCGACCTTTGGATCTACACTGAAAAATGTGATGTTATTGATTTATCCACAATATTAAGAGAGGACCGCAAGAGACTTTTTATGTACGTTGAAAGATTGCCTCTTGTTGTTCCAGACCCTGCATTTCTACCCTATGATTCTCATGTTCGGTGA
- the LOC18775473 gene encoding dehydrodolichyl diphosphate synthase 2, translating into MLSLRFPISFENSLITPFKPRPSRFQTPTVQSLPRLSSSLSLPRATTAGVVLKEEDRELSNNRFAPRGDFPPGGEPLPAGLQRELMPRHVAVIMDGNVRWERRRGLPAGSGHEAGARSLRELVELCWKWGIRVLTVFAFSYDNWVRPQVEVDFLMNLFEKMTSSEIDSFARDGIRISVIGDLSKLPNSLQKLISDAEDRTKGNFRLHLIVAVSYSGKYDIVQACKNISQKVKDGLIQVDDVNESFIEQELETNCTEFPYPDLLIRTSGELRVSNFLLWQLAYTEFFFVSALWPDFGKAEFVEALISFQQRQRRYGGRDL; encoded by the exons ATGCTTTCCCTACGCTTCCCTATTTCATTCGAGAACTCTCTGATCACTCCCTTCAAACCCAGACCCTCGCGCTTCCAAACACCCACAGTCCAATCACTTCCACGCCTCTCAAGCtcactctctcttcctcgCGCAACCACAGCTGGCGTGGTTCTCAAGGAAGAGGACAGAGAGTTATCAAATAACCGATTTGCCCCTCGCGGAGACTTCCCGCCAGGCGGCGAGCCTTTGCCGGCCGGTCTCCAGCGAGAGCTGATGCCGAGGCACGTGGCGGTGATCATGGACGGTAACGTGAGGTGGGAGAGGCGGAGAGGGTTGCCGGCTGGGTCGGGTCACGAGGCTGGTGCTCGGTCGTTGAGAGAGCTCGTTGAGCTCTGCTGGAAATGGGGGATTAGGGTTCTTACTGTTTTTGCGTTTTCGTATGATAATTGGGTTCGGCCCCAG GTGGAGGTTGattttttgatgaatttgttCGAGAAGATGACAAGCTCAGAAATCGACAGTTTTGCAAG gGATGGTATTCGAATTTCGGTCATTGGGGATTTGTCAAAGCTCCCCAACTCTTTACAGAAACTGATAAGTGATGCAGAGGATAGAACGAAAGGCAACTTTAGACTCCACCTGATTGTGGCAGTGAGCTACAGTGGAAAGTACGATATTGTGCAAGcatgtaaaaatatttctcAGAAGGTGAAAGATGGCCTTATTCAAGTTGACGATGTCAATGAAAGCTTCATTGAACAAGAACTGGAAACTAACTGTACTGAGTTTCCATACCCTGATCTACTGATAAGAACCAGTGGAGAACTCAGAGTCAGCAACTTCTTGTTGTGGCAGTTGGCCTACACGGAATTTTTCTTCGTATCAGCTCTTTGGCCTGATTTTGGGAAAGCTGAGTTTGTTGAGGCCTTGATTTCCTTTCAGCAGCGGCAGAGGCGTTATGGTGGAAGAGATTTATAA